One region of Niallia sp. Man26 genomic DNA includes:
- a CDS encoding DUF3231 family protein, which produces MPEQNIELTSTEIASLWTSYMNNTMSKCVLSHMSNSITDQTIADAIDKALVISVKEVEKLEQIFQEENFAQPYGFTDKDVNLAAPALFTDTFSLQYINHMAKAGMLAYSGFTAMSFREDIIQHFTTTLSETAKLYNQTNNALKEKGMLVRSPYIIPPSENDYIDSNSYLSGLNLFHKKRPLNAIEISHLFLNTQTNNIGYKISLAFGQTSNDKDVQDYMMRGKDISQKHVKIFADTLIEGNIQSPMSSDIGITESTNKTFSDKLMMFHMSLLSASGIGNYAAAAGASQRSDLAVNYERLSFEIAQYAKAGANIMIKNAWLEQPPATADRENLIKNKKSEQR; this is translated from the coding sequence ATGCCAGAACAGAATATTGAGCTTACTTCAACAGAGATTGCTTCGTTATGGACTTCTTATATGAATAACACCATGTCCAAGTGTGTGCTTAGCCATATGAGTAACTCCATAACCGATCAAACGATTGCAGATGCGATAGACAAAGCACTTGTTATCTCTGTCAAGGAGGTAGAGAAGCTTGAACAAATCTTTCAGGAAGAAAATTTTGCACAGCCGTATGGGTTTACAGACAAAGATGTGAATTTAGCAGCTCCTGCTTTGTTTACGGACACTTTCTCCCTTCAATATATTAATCATATGGCAAAAGCAGGTATGCTTGCATACAGCGGATTCACTGCAATGAGTTTTCGGGAAGATATCATCCAGCACTTTACAACAACCTTAAGCGAAACTGCCAAGCTTTATAACCAAACGAATAATGCATTAAAGGAAAAAGGGATGCTGGTTCGCTCACCTTACATAATCCCGCCTTCAGAAAATGATTATATTGACAGTAACAGCTACTTAAGCGGTTTGAATCTTTTTCATAAAAAACGCCCTTTGAATGCCATTGAGATTTCACATTTGTTTCTGAATACCCAAACGAATAATATCGGTTATAAAATCAGCCTTGCATTCGGACAAACATCTAATGACAAAGATGTTCAGGATTATATGATGCGAGGAAAGGATATCTCGCAAAAACATGTAAAAATCTTTGCTGATACGTTAATTGAGGGGAATATACAGAGTCCTATGTCTTCCGATATTGGGATTACGGAGTCCACAAACAAGACATTTTCTGATAAGTTAATGATGTTTCATATGTCTCTACTAAGTGCTTCTGGAATCGGTAACTATGCAGCAGCAGCTGGCGCCAGCCAAAGGAGCGATCTTGCCGTTAATTATGAGCGGCTTTCCTTTGAAATAGCACAGTATGCAAAAGCAGGAGCTAATATCATGATTAAAAACGCTTGGCTGGAGCAGCCTCCAGCAACAGCTGATCGTGAAAACCTCATTAAAAACAAAAAATCAGAACAGAGATGA
- a CDS encoding SMP-30/gluconolactonase/LRE family protein: protein MVHHLKLAVDANAALGEGPFWDHKENVLYWVDINNKKICMYNPADNENKELELPEKVSAVIPVNSGKGAIAALENGFHYVDLTNGEIQPIFDPEEHLSNNRFNDGKCDAQGRFWAGTMSTKDEMEQGALYCLDKDGTITKKLDKLSTSNGLAWSLDNKYLYLIDTPVQKVYRFDYEVHSGNIDNSVAIIDFSNEEGFPDGMTIDEEGMLWIAHWGGARVSRWNPHSGEKIDEIKVPAQNVTSCVFGGEELNELYITTAQEGMTSEELEKYPLSGALFTCKMDIKGLPGNYYGG, encoded by the coding sequence ATGGTACATCATTTAAAGCTTGCAGTAGATGCAAATGCTGCCTTAGGAGAGGGACCGTTTTGGGATCACAAGGAAAATGTGCTTTATTGGGTTGATATTAATAACAAAAAAATCTGCATGTATAATCCAGCTGACAATGAAAATAAGGAATTAGAGCTTCCTGAGAAGGTCAGTGCTGTCATTCCGGTGAACAGCGGAAAGGGAGCAATAGCTGCTTTGGAAAATGGCTTTCATTATGTCGATCTTACAAACGGTGAGATTCAACCGATTTTTGATCCAGAAGAGCATTTGTCTAATAACAGGTTTAATGATGGAAAATGTGACGCACAAGGTCGATTTTGGGCAGGTACGATGAGCACAAAGGACGAGATGGAGCAAGGCGCGTTATATTGTTTGGATAAGGATGGCACGATTACAAAAAAGCTTGATAAGTTAAGCACATCTAATGGATTGGCTTGGTCATTGGATAACAAGTACCTATACTTGATTGATACCCCTGTGCAAAAGGTATACCGATTCGATTATGAAGTTCATTCAGGCAATATTGACAATAGCGTGGCTATTATTGACTTTTCAAATGAAGAAGGGTTTCCTGATGGTATGACAATAGATGAAGAGGGGATGCTGTGGATTGCTCATTGGGGTGGCGCGCGTGTATCAAGGTGGAATCCTCATAGTGGCGAAAAAATAGATGAAATTAAAGTGCCAGCCCAAAACGTTACCTCCTGTGTATTTGGAGGAGAAGAATTAAATGAGCTTTATATTACAACAGCGCAAGAAGGAATGACTTCAGAGGAGTTGGAAAAATACCCGCTGTCAGGGGCACTTTTCACATGCAAAATGGACATAAAAGGTCTGCCTGGTAATTATTACGGCGGATAA
- a CDS encoding SulP family inorganic anion transporter — MIEKIKREWFFNVRADILSGIVVALALIPEAIAFSIIAGVDPMVGLYASFCIAIIISFAGGRPAMISAATGAMALLMGPLVRDYGLQYLFAATILTGVFQVLFGVFKIAKLMKFIPRAVMIGFVNSLAILIFMAQVPHFIGISNMTYLFVGITLLIVYILPRYVKAVPAPLIAIIVLTAVAIFGHIHVETVGDLGNITQTLPSFLIPDVPFSFETLAIIFPFSIAMAIVGLLESLLTASILDDATDTDSDKNREARGQGIANFITGFFGGMAGCAMIGQSGINVRSGGRGRLSTFVAGAFLMFLIIVLGDLVVQIPMPVLVGIMIMVCIGTFDWSSFKYVVRAPRTDAIVMVVTVVIVVATHDLSKGVIAGVILSAVFFAAKISHLKINKEQTENEYKYFVQGQLFFASVDSFIAAFDTSEQNKQISIDFSSARVWDDSAVGAIDKVVLKLKENNNTVSISGLDSASKKLVDKLAIFQNPDANPSGH, encoded by the coding sequence TTGATAGAAAAAATAAAACGAGAGTGGTTCTTCAATGTACGAGCTGATATTCTTTCAGGCATCGTCGTTGCGTTGGCCCTTATTCCTGAGGCAATCGCTTTCTCGATTATTGCAGGAGTCGACCCGATGGTAGGGTTGTATGCTTCCTTCTGTATTGCAATCATCATCTCCTTTGCAGGCGGTAGACCTGCGATGATTTCCGCAGCAACAGGGGCAATGGCATTGCTGATGGGACCGCTAGTAAGGGATTACGGTCTGCAGTACCTCTTTGCAGCAACTATTTTGACAGGAGTATTTCAGGTGCTTTTTGGAGTATTTAAAATTGCTAAGCTGATGAAATTCATTCCGAGAGCGGTTATGATTGGATTTGTTAATTCCCTTGCCATCCTAATTTTTATGGCACAAGTTCCTCATTTTATTGGGATCTCTAATATGACTTATCTTTTTGTCGGCATAACATTATTAATCGTTTATATATTGCCTCGATATGTCAAGGCAGTGCCGGCACCGTTAATTGCAATCATCGTTTTGACAGCAGTAGCAATTTTTGGTCATATCCATGTTGAAACAGTTGGCGATTTAGGAAATATTACGCAAACCTTGCCGTCCTTCTTGATTCCGGATGTACCATTTTCATTTGAAACTTTAGCTATTATTTTTCCATTCAGTATTGCTATGGCGATTGTAGGTTTACTAGAATCACTTCTTACTGCAAGCATTCTAGATGATGCAACAGATACAGACAGCGATAAGAACAGAGAAGCTAGAGGACAAGGAATTGCCAATTTTATCACTGGCTTTTTTGGCGGTATGGCTGGCTGCGCTATGATTGGACAGTCTGGAATCAACGTAAGATCAGGAGGCAGGGGCAGACTTTCGACCTTTGTTGCTGGTGCATTTTTAATGTTCTTGATTATTGTGCTGGGAGATCTAGTTGTCCAAATACCAATGCCTGTACTTGTTGGCATTATGATTATGGTCTGCATCGGTACATTTGACTGGTCTTCCTTTAAATATGTAGTAAGAGCTCCTCGAACAGACGCAATTGTTATGGTTGTTACAGTAGTTATAGTCGTTGCAACACATGACTTGTCAAAAGGAGTAATTGCAGGTGTTATCTTGAGCGCGGTGTTCTTTGCTGCAAAAATATCTCATCTGAAAATAAACAAAGAGCAAACAGAAAATGAGTATAAATATTTTGTGCAAGGACAATTATTTTTTGCTTCTGTTGACAGCTTTATTGCAGCATTCGATACATCTGAGCAGAACAAGCAAATTTCCATTGATTTCTCTTCAGCTCGTGTTTGGGATGATTCTGCTGTAGGAGCAATTGATAAAGTAGTCCTTAAACTTAAAGAAAATAATAATACAGTCAGCATTAGCGGCCTTGATTCGGCCAGTAAGAAACTCGTCGATAAGCTGGCCATTTTCCAAAACCCTGATGCTAATCCTTCAGGTCATTAA
- a CDS encoding recombinase family protein, protein MIIGYMRPSQEDEDCQQQEQMLKDICGSIVREEHSSAKKRAVLTQMLEHINEGDKIVVSRLFTLADSSRHLFELLEILEQKGVYLQAIYEEIDTEEKKEYSLRKMVGYLVEFQNEIISERTKKGMEYAKQKGISTGRPRKADENVKKAIKMYQSKKYSLKEIKESTGISKSTLYRYLEN, encoded by the coding sequence ATGATAATAGGTTATATGAGGCCATCTCAGGAAGATGAAGATTGTCAGCAGCAGGAGCAAATGCTTAAGGACATCTGCGGTAGTATAGTCCGGGAGGAGCATTCATCTGCTAAAAAAAGAGCGGTGCTTACTCAGATGCTGGAGCACATAAATGAAGGGGACAAGATTGTTGTATCCAGATTATTTACGCTAGCTGATTCTAGCAGGCATCTATTTGAGCTGCTGGAAATACTAGAACAAAAAGGTGTCTACCTGCAAGCAATATATGAGGAAATTGACACAGAAGAAAAGAAGGAATACTCCCTAAGGAAAATGGTCGGCTATTTAGTGGAATTTCAAAATGAAATTATCAGTGAACGGACAAAAAAAGGAATGGAATATGCAAAACAAAAAGGCATCTCCACAGGACGGCCAAGAAAAGCAGATGAAAATGTAAAAAAGGCCATCAAAATGTATCAAAGCAAAAAATATAGTCTAAAGGAAATAAAAGAATCTACAGGCATAAGTAAATCAACTCTATACCGCTATCTAGAAAATTAG
- a CDS encoding prenyltransferase/squalene oxidase repeat-containing protein, with the protein MKIADIENEKKHRIDEFVKLQHSDGSFRFRFQGSLMTDAFFIITCRALEISTEEDNIKLLATSLKNSQHKEGYWKAYIDAPNGHLSATIIAYTALLYSGYAKQTDDNMIKAKSFIVQNGGISKAHFMIRWMLSANGLYPWSRMVYVPMTFLLLPSYQPVNFFQFSAYARIHFIPMLLASNKKFAVHTKNKPDLSDLYGRSEEMFNPIAHLEAERSPLSFVWKEIKQIGRWPAYLHQLGYYYAEKYILDRLEEDGTLYSYASATFFMIYGLLSIGYRKDSPVIKKAISGLSSLIDKKGENAHLENSTSTVWDTALTSYSLQEAGCLPDSPVIRKSINYLLKKQHTAAGDWKVHNPDTTPGGWGFSDINTNNPDNDDTSAALRALTRTALLNTNVHSSWQRGTNYLLSMQNSDGGWGAFEKNTDWEILQHVPIENAKDAAVDPSTPDLTGRVLEYLGRFAKLQQKHPHIKSAARWLIDNQEKDGSWYGRWGVCYIYGTWAAITGLRATGTAASDQSIKKGIKWLKTIQREDGGWGESCHSCEKRHYIPLPFSTDSQTAWALDALIAAGEWKSKAVTKGIEFLLKGMKDERSLTYPTGIGLPGQFYIDYYSYSKIFPLLAISHYLQATKS; encoded by the coding sequence TTGAAAATAGCAGATATTGAAAACGAAAAAAAACACAGAATTGATGAGTTTGTAAAGCTACAGCATAGCGACGGGTCTTTCCGCTTTCGCTTTCAAGGCAGTTTAATGACAGATGCTTTCTTTATCATTACATGCAGAGCGTTGGAAATTAGTACGGAGGAAGATAATATTAAGCTTCTTGCCACATCCTTAAAAAATTCCCAGCATAAAGAAGGCTATTGGAAAGCATACATAGATGCACCGAATGGGCATTTATCTGCGACAATCATTGCGTATACGGCCCTTTTATACTCTGGTTACGCTAAGCAGACAGACGACAATATGATAAAGGCAAAGTCCTTTATTGTTCAAAACGGAGGGATTTCCAAAGCCCATTTTATGATTAGATGGATGCTCTCTGCCAACGGACTGTATCCATGGTCCCGAATGGTTTATGTTCCAATGACCTTTTTACTTTTGCCTTCCTACCAGCCTGTTAATTTCTTTCAGTTCAGTGCCTATGCTCGCATTCATTTCATCCCTATGCTGCTTGCATCCAATAAAAAATTTGCCGTCCACACTAAAAACAAGCCTGATTTAAGCGACCTGTACGGAAGAAGCGAGGAAATGTTCAACCCGATTGCTCATTTGGAGGCTGAAAGATCACCACTGTCATTTGTTTGGAAAGAAATAAAACAAATTGGAAGATGGCCTGCTTACCTCCATCAGCTCGGATATTATTATGCGGAAAAATATATACTTGATCGGCTTGAAGAGGATGGTACACTTTACAGCTATGCAAGTGCAACTTTTTTTATGATTTACGGCCTGCTTTCCATTGGCTATCGCAAGGATTCGCCGGTTATTAAAAAGGCAATATCAGGATTATCCTCCCTGATTGACAAAAAAGGAGAAAACGCCCACTTGGAAAACTCAACAAGCACCGTCTGGGACACAGCATTAACAAGCTACAGTCTCCAAGAAGCAGGCTGCTTGCCTGACAGTCCTGTTATTAGGAAGTCTATTAACTATCTCCTTAAAAAACAGCATACAGCAGCGGGAGACTGGAAAGTCCATAATCCAGATACAACTCCTGGAGGCTGGGGCTTTTCAGATATTAATACAAACAATCCAGACAATGACGATACATCGGCCGCTTTGCGAGCTTTAACTAGAACAGCTCTTCTAAATACGAACGTTCATAGCTCTTGGCAGCGCGGAACTAACTATCTCCTTTCCATGCAAAACAGCGATGGAGGCTGGGGTGCATTTGAAAAAAACACTGATTGGGAGATTCTTCAGCATGTTCCTATTGAGAATGCAAAGGACGCTGCTGTTGACCCGTCTACACCAGATTTGACGGGCAGAGTACTTGAATATTTAGGTCGTTTTGCCAAACTTCAACAGAAACACCCTCATATTAAGTCAGCTGCGCGATGGCTAATAGACAATCAAGAAAAAGATGGTTCTTGGTATGGCCGCTGGGGTGTCTGTTATATATATGGAACATGGGCTGCTATCACTGGTTTAAGGGCAACCGGAACAGCAGCAAGCGACCAGAGCATAAAGAAAGGCATCAAATGGCTGAAAACTATTCAAAGAGAGGATGGAGGTTGGGGTGAATCTTGTCATAGCTGCGAAAAGCGCCATTATATCCCTCTTCCCTTTAGTACAGATTCCCAGACAGCATGGGCACTTGACGCGTTAATTGCTGCAGGAGAGTGGAAAAGCAAGGCTGTAACAAAAGGGATAGAATTTCTCTTAAAGGGCATGAAGGATGAACGCAGCCTCACCTACCCTACAGGTATAGGTTTGCCTGGGCAATTCTATATTGATTATTATAGCTACAGCAAAATCTTCCCCCTGCTAGCCATTTCTCATTACTTGCAAGCAACTAAATCCTAA
- a CDS encoding GrpB family protein, with amino-acid sequence MRKVEVCPYSNEWRVLFETEKKLLQHIFEAELLEIHHIGSTSIRGMKAKPIIDIMPIVINIHNIDSYNGKMIEIGYEAKGENGISGRRYFQKGGDERTHHVHIYEAGSPEIFRHLAFRDFLRANKEEAEKYGDLKEKLSQKYPADIQAYINGKHDAAASLEQKALKWANLRKSNLHFQ; translated from the coding sequence ATGAGGAAAGTGGAAGTGTGCCCATACAGCAATGAGTGGCGTGTTTTATTTGAAACAGAGAAAAAACTTCTTCAGCATATATTTGAAGCAGAGTTGCTGGAAATCCACCATATAGGGAGCACAAGCATACGAGGTATGAAGGCTAAACCAATCATTGACATTATGCCCATTGTAATAAATATACATAATATTGACAGCTATAATGGGAAAATGATTGAAATCGGCTATGAAGCAAAGGGAGAAAACGGAATTTCTGGCAGGCGATATTTTCAAAAAGGCGGCGATGAAAGGACACATCATGTTCATATTTATGAAGCTGGCAGTCCAGAGATTTTCCGTCATCTAGCATTTAGGGATTTTTTGCGTGCTAACAAGGAGGAAGCCGAGAAGTACGGTGATTTAAAAGAAAAACTCTCCCAAAAATATCCTGCTGATATACAGGCATATATAAACGGCAAACATGATGCTGCAGCATCTTTGGAACAAAAGGCTTTAAAATGGGCTAACCTCAGAAAATCAAACCTCCATTTCCAGTAA
- the ileS gene encoding isoleucine--tRNA ligase, with product MKNSQQETQAEREKRILALWEHNHIFEKSVEARKNQESFVFYEGPPTANGLPHVGHALGRTIKDIIARYQTMAGKQVIRKAGWDTHGLPVELGVEKELGISGKQAIEEYGVEAFIQKCKASVFSYEKQWRDFTKELGYWVDMENPYMTMSNEYIESVWHILGTIHEKGLLYKGHRVSPYCPSCQTSLSSHEVAQGYKDVKDLSATVRFKLKNKDNEFILGWTTTPWTLPANVALAVNEKLDYVRIQTGDEVYIVAKDLAPTLMSPDSVLLETVKGSALLGLSYEPPFSFIKVAKGHYVVHGDFVTADSGTGIVHIAPAYGEDDYRLVQENNLSFVQVVDEQGKYTEAVTPLTGRFVKDCDVDIIKLLHEKGLLFHKERYEHSYPHCWRCDSPLLYYALESWFIRTTAVKEAMLLNNQQVNWHPDTIKDGRFGKFLEGMVDWNISRSRYWGTPLNVWECPSCNHQEAPKSIAELAALTGSNLAELELHKPYVDEVTFPCPSCSTMMVRTPEVIDVWFDSGSMPFAQYHTPFENEELWQRQFPADVIVEGIDQTRGWFYSLLAVSTLYKGELPYKNVLATGHVLDEAGQKMSKSKGNALDPVELIHKFGADSLRWALIEDSAPWNQKRFSVKNVQEAKSKLVDTLTSLHHFYKMYADIDGFDPNSTPASLSLTLMDKWALSRLASTVSQVRKEMESFQLTNAARHIGTLLEDVSNWYIRRNRERFWSEGMSEDKACAYHTLYSLLVHISKLLAPFTPFTAEDIHYKLTGKSVHLEDFPAGEEANINIELEKKMSGVREIVELGRNIRHQSQIKTKQPLAMMAIVSNDTPPSALQSFSQIIKSELNVKTIDWTESSKGYVQYSLKLDFKNAGKRLGKKANPVHKALGHLTKEEIEQFLYDGKLTITADEQQVELFKEDVLVQKTASMSGYSEASNRNFTVIIDTSITDELAKEGLVRDFIRSVQDLRKQKNLPVEQRITLKLGGSKEFISLAQEYENLINKGVLLNSIRYTVSESMTELRIGSYQVFVAFE from the coding sequence ATGAAAAATAGCCAGCAAGAAACACAAGCAGAAAGAGAAAAAAGAATCCTTGCTCTTTGGGAGCACAATCATATTTTTGAAAAATCAGTTGAGGCAAGAAAAAATCAGGAATCCTTTGTTTTCTACGAGGGACCGCCTACTGCAAATGGCTTACCCCATGTTGGCCATGCTCTTGGGCGCACAATCAAAGACATCATAGCACGTTACCAGACAATGGCAGGCAAGCAGGTAATCCGAAAGGCTGGCTGGGACACGCACGGTCTGCCTGTAGAGCTTGGTGTGGAAAAAGAGCTTGGCATATCCGGAAAGCAGGCCATTGAAGAATATGGAGTAGAGGCATTTATTCAAAAATGCAAGGCGAGCGTCTTCTCCTATGAAAAGCAATGGAGAGACTTTACAAAGGAACTAGGATACTGGGTCGACATGGAGAACCCTTATATGACAATGAGCAATGAGTATATTGAATCGGTATGGCACATACTCGGAACCATCCATGAAAAAGGCCTGCTTTATAAAGGTCACAGAGTTTCCCCTTACTGCCCGAGCTGTCAGACATCATTAAGCTCTCATGAGGTCGCGCAAGGCTATAAAGATGTAAAGGACTTGAGCGCAACTGTAAGGTTTAAACTAAAGAATAAGGACAATGAGTTTATCCTCGGCTGGACGACAACACCTTGGACACTGCCTGCAAACGTTGCTCTTGCAGTGAATGAAAAGTTAGACTACGTTCGAATACAGACTGGAGACGAAGTATATATCGTAGCAAAGGATTTGGCTCCTACATTAATGTCTCCTGACAGCGTCCTCTTAGAGACAGTGAAGGGGTCTGCATTGCTCGGTCTCAGTTACGAACCGCCATTCTCCTTTATCAAAGTCGCAAAAGGCCATTATGTTGTTCATGGCGACTTTGTGACTGCAGACAGCGGAACTGGCATTGTTCATATTGCTCCAGCATATGGGGAGGACGATTATCGTCTTGTACAAGAAAATAACCTTTCCTTTGTTCAAGTCGTGGATGAACAGGGCAAATATACAGAAGCGGTCACACCTTTGACAGGCAGATTCGTTAAGGATTGTGATGTCGACATCATCAAGCTCCTTCATGAGAAAGGGCTATTGTTCCATAAAGAAAGATACGAACATTCTTACCCGCACTGCTGGCGTTGTGATTCTCCCCTGCTTTATTATGCACTAGAGAGCTGGTTCATCCGAACAACAGCTGTCAAGGAGGCAATGCTACTTAATAACCAGCAGGTAAACTGGCATCCAGACACTATCAAGGACGGGCGTTTCGGGAAATTTCTTGAGGGAATGGTAGATTGGAATATAAGCCGGAGCCGCTATTGGGGTACACCTTTAAATGTATGGGAATGTCCTTCCTGTAACCATCAGGAGGCTCCCAAATCAATAGCAGAATTAGCAGCATTAACCGGCAGCAATCTTGCTGAGCTTGAGCTTCATAAACCATATGTCGATGAGGTGACATTCCCTTGTCCTTCCTGCAGCACAATGATGGTGCGCACACCTGAAGTAATCGATGTCTGGTTCGATAGCGGGTCTATGCCATTCGCCCAATATCATACCCCTTTTGAGAATGAGGAGTTATGGCAAAGGCAATTCCCAGCCGATGTGATAGTTGAGGGAATTGACCAGACAAGAGGCTGGTTCTACTCCTTATTGGCTGTCTCCACTCTTTATAAAGGCGAGCTGCCGTATAAGAATGTACTGGCGACTGGCCACGTTCTTGATGAGGCAGGACAAAAAATGTCAAAAAGCAAAGGCAACGCCCTTGACCCAGTAGAGCTGATCCACAAGTTTGGCGCCGATTCGCTAAGATGGGCATTGATAGAGGACAGCGCACCTTGGAACCAGAAGCGATTTTCTGTCAAAAATGTACAGGAAGCTAAGTCAAAGCTAGTCGATACTCTAACAAGTCTTCATCATTTCTACAAAATGTATGCTGATATCGATGGATTTGATCCGAATTCAACGCCAGCTAGTCTTTCCTTAACCTTGATGGATAAATGGGCTCTTTCCCGGCTTGCTTCAACTGTCTCGCAAGTCCGCAAAGAAATGGAAAGCTTCCAGCTGACAAATGCAGCAAGACATATTGGCACTCTTTTAGAAGACGTAAGTAATTGGTATATCAGAAGAAACAGAGAACGGTTTTGGAGTGAAGGCATGTCTGAGGATAAAGCTTGTGCTTACCATACTCTTTACAGCCTGCTTGTTCATATCTCTAAGCTGCTCGCACCGTTCACACCTTTTACTGCTGAAGATATTCATTATAAGCTGACTGGAAAAAGCGTTCATTTAGAAGATTTCCCAGCTGGTGAAGAAGCGAACATCAACATAGAGCTTGAAAAGAAAATGAGCGGTGTAAGAGAAATTGTGGAACTGGGAAGAAACATACGGCATCAAAGCCAAATCAAGACGAAACAGCCGCTTGCCATGATGGCTATAGTCTCAAATGACACTCCGCCTTCGGCATTGCAATCTTTCAGCCAAATCATTAAAAGTGAGCTGAATGTAAAAACGATAGACTGGACTGAGTCAAGTAAAGGCTATGTACAATACAGCCTCAAGCTCGACTTCAAAAATGCCGGCAAGCGTCTCGGTAAAAAGGCAAATCCCGTTCATAAAGCTCTCGGCCATCTCACAAAAGAAGAGATAGAACAGTTTCTTTACGATGGAAAGTTAACCATCACAGCAGACGAACAGCAGGTTGAACTCTTTAAAGAGGATGTGCTTGTCCAGAAAACTGCATCTATGTCAGGCTACAGCGAGGCGTCAAACAGGAACTTTACTGTTATAATAGATACTAGCATCACAGACGAATTAGCAAAAGAAGGATTAGTAAGGGATTTTATCCGCTCTGTTCAAGACTTGA
- a CDS encoding PTS sugar transporter subunit IIB translates to MKKLLLVCAAGMSTSLLVNKMKDAAEEKGVSIEIFALPVSECQSVADQVDVVLLGPQVRYQKPQVESIIAGRVPVEVIDMRAYGTMNGKAVLERALELL, encoded by the coding sequence ATGAAAAAACTGTTATTAGTTTGTGCAGCAGGGATGTCTACAAGTCTCTTAGTCAATAAAATGAAGGATGCAGCAGAGGAAAAAGGGGTAAGTATCGAGATATTTGCATTGCCTGTTTCAGAATGCCAAAGCGTAGCAGATCAGGTTGATGTGGTGCTGCTTGGCCCGCAGGTAAGATACCAGAAACCGCAGGTGGAATCCATTATCGCAGGCAGAGTTCCCGTCGAGGTAATTGACATGCGAGCATATGGAACGATGAATGGGAAAGCCGTTTTAGAAAGAGCACTTGAGCTGCTGTAA
- a CDS encoding MurR/RpiR family transcriptional regulator → MFTKEMVQTFNELEMILYNFITKNSDKVIYMRIRELSDQTHVSTSSILRFCRKLNCDGFSEFKVKLKLYLDRNEQENLKSTQYYLSEFLERTLKGNLESDIQKMAELVLRTDKIIFVGTGSSGILAEYGARYFSSLGKFSSFIKDPFYPINSKDLKNSTSIILSVSGETDFTLNLANQLKVEGSNIVSITNSKNCQLARISDINIAYYVTEVFLGDSNITSQMPVMYILEESAHIIQKNLKKPAP, encoded by the coding sequence CTGTTTACAAAAGAAATGGTCCAAACATTCAATGAATTGGAAATGATTCTTTATAACTTCATTACGAAAAACAGCGATAAAGTCATTTATATGCGGATTAGAGAGCTGTCCGATCAAACCCATGTATCCACTTCCAGCATCTTGCGTTTCTGCAGGAAGCTTAACTGTGATGGCTTCTCAGAATTTAAAGTAAAGCTCAAGCTATATTTGGACAGAAATGAACAAGAAAATCTGAAATCTACTCAATACTATCTCTCCGAGTTTTTAGAACGAACGCTAAAAGGAAATCTTGAGTCCGATATTCAAAAAATGGCAGAACTCGTGTTGCGGACTGATAAGATTATTTTTGTAGGTACAGGAAGTTCAGGCATTTTAGCCGAATATGGTGCAAGGTATTTTTCCAGTCTTGGAAAATTCTCCTCCTTTATTAAAGATCCATTTTATCCAATAAACAGCAAGGATTTAAAAAACAGTACATCCATTATTCTTTCCGTTTCTGGGGAAACTGACTTCACTCTTAACTTGGCAAATCAACTGAAAGTAGAAGGTTCCAATATTGTCAGTATTACTAATAGTAAAAACTGCCAGCTTGCCAGGATATCAGATATAAATATTGCCTATTATGTGACAGAAGTATTTCTCGGGGATTCGAATATTACATCCCAGATGCCGGTTATGTACATATTGGAAGAAAGCGCTCACATTATTCAAAAAAATTTAAAGAAACCTGCGCCTTAA